The Bacillus sp. E(2018) genome includes the window CAGCGCAAATATGCCTTCTGAGAGAAAAGCGGGTTTGCAGCTTGAAAAAGGAAGAATGCCTAAGAGTAAAAATGAGGTTATAATCGGACATCATTTTGCTCAAGAATTAAGAAAAGAGATGCCAGAAAACATTACAGAAGGAATGAGTGAAGAAGAGGCACAAAAGAAGATGAAGAAATTTGCTTATAACGGAGATATATTAAATAAAACATTAACCTATCATATGAAGATAGATAATCCAGACATCAAAACAGATTCACAGATAAAAACGGTACAAGTAAAAGTTGTAGGAATTAAAGAGAAACCAAAGAAGGAGTGGATGACAGACAGTTCGGTAATGATTACAGACGATCTTCATAATGAAGTTATGACTCTATTAAGTGAGATAGATCCTGAACTTAAGAACAGTGACGATTCTTATAGTTCCGTCAAAGTATATACGTCTTCAGCTGAAGATGTTAAAGCTGTATCTGAAAAGATTAAAGATAAAGGTTACCTCACTTATTCTGTTGTAAGCGAACTAAAAGAACTAAACATCTATTTCACATTGTTTAAAGCAGGGTTGATTTTTATCGGTGGTATAGCTGTACTCATTGCTTCTATCGGAATATTTAATACGATGACGATGGCTGTAACGGAACGTTCTCAAGACATCGGTATTATGAAAGCGATCGGCGCGACTCCGAAAACGATCAAGCGCATCTTCCTTTTAGAGAGTGGATACATTGGATTATGGGGAGTGGGCTTAGGAACCATATTCGCTTATCTCATCAGCTATGGAGTCAATTTCGCTCTTCCGATTATCGTTGAACAGTTTATGAACGAAAAGCCACCTGAAGATTTTATTTTATCTTATATTCCATGGAGTCTGACTGCAATCGCTGTTACGATCTGTATGAGCGTAACTTTACTTTCAGGTTGGCGGCCAGCAGCCAAAGCTACCACAGTTGATGTATTAAAAGCGTTAAGAAGAGATGTATAAAGAAGCATCAGCCGATCGTAAATGTCGGCTGATTTTTTTTATGTAAGTGATTTTAAAGGAAAAATTCGTTTCAAAATCGAAAGGGATAAACAGAGGAGTGAATGAGCATATGAAACATAACATCAGGAAACAAATTATTGCCATGGGTGGCGGAGGCTTTTCCATGGAGCCTGAAAATAAAAGATTAGATCACTATATCCTGAAGCAAAGTGCAGCTGAACGACCTCGCATTTGTTTTATTCCTACAGCTAGCGGAGATGCAGATGGATATATCGAACGATTTTATAAGGCTTTTCAACCTGAAGACTGTGAACCTGCACATCTTTCTCTCTTTTCACCACCTCAACATTTGGAGAGTTTTGTAGAGCAGCAGGATATTTTTTATGTAGGTGGAGGCAATACAAAAAATCTTATAGCGCTATGGAGAGAATGGGGTCTAGATGTTCTTTTGAAAAAAGCATATGAAGATGGAAAGATCTTAGCGGGACTCAGCGCGGGATCTCTCTGCTGGTTTGAGGAAGGTGTAACCGATTCGTTCGGACCACTCGCTAAGCTAGACTGTTTAGGCTTCATCGAAGGAAGTCATTGTCCGCATTACGATGGAGAAACAGAGCGAAGACCTGCCTTTCATAAACTTATCGAAAATGGACTGAAAGCGGGATATGCTGCAGATGATGGAGCAGGACTGCATTTTGTGAATGGCAAACTGCATACCGTTGTAAGTTCAAGGAAAGACGCGAAAGCCTATTTTGTAGAATTGGATGGAGAGAACGTGAACGAGCAGGAGATTGAGACACTTTTTTTAAATTAAGGGTTTAAAGTTCTGATGATTGGGCGGAAAATGTACTATTCGTTAATCATCAGGAGGTAAATCGTTTTGAAAAAAATAGGTTCAGTTTTGTTCTATATGATGCTATTACTCTTACTCGCATCATGTGGTAACAAAGATAAAGAAAACGAGCACAAGAATCATGATATGGAAGAATCTAAAGCGCAATCTCAAGCTGCATCTAGTAAGGTGAAAGGCGGTTCGTATATCGTAAACCTTGTTAATGCAAAAGGAGATAAAGCGGGAGAAGCAACGTTAACTCAAACAGGAGATGGCGTTAAGGTAGAAGTGAACGCGACTGGGTTAAAGCCAGGTGAACACGGCATTCATTTTCATGAAACAGCAAAGTGTACACCACCGGATTTTAAGTCAGCAGGATCACACTTTAATCCTACTGAAAAGAAGCATGGATTTTTAAATCCAAAAGGACCACACGTAGGAGATATTCAGAATGTGAAGGCTGATAAAAGCGGAGTCGTAAAAGACGAAGTTCTATCCAACCTCGTGACCCTTTCTGAAGGCAGTAAAAATTCTCTTTTTGCTAACGGTGGAACATCACTTGTTATCCATGACAAAGCCGATGACTATAAAACAGATCCAGCAGGAAATTCGGGAGATCGTGTTTTGTGCGGGGTTATCAAAAAGTAAGGTTATTCAAACAAAGCTAGCCCCTCATCGTAACGGGATGAGGGGCCAGCTTTTTATTTAACTTCCTGTACTCGTAAATGCTTTCAGTCCTCTATTCCAAAACCAGTACGCAATGATGCAAGAGACGATTGCGACAACGGGTGTTAAGAGAGCCAATCTTTCAAACCCTGAACCTTTGATAAAATATGCTGCAGGATAAAATGCAGTAAATCCATAAGGAACAATCCACGTTAGAAAGTGTCGAATCCCCTTATGATAGATCGTTAAAGGATAACGAGCGAAGTCACTTAAATTAAAGATCGTCCAAACAATGGGCAGACTGTCGACCATCCAAAACGACAATGTCGCAAAGAAGAGATTGATCGCAACGAAAATGAAACCAGATGCGATAATCATGACAACAAGTATGAAAAATTCAAGGACGCCCCATGAGATGCCTAAGTGTGGCATGGCTGTACTGATGACGATAATCCCTATGAACAACTGGCCAAAACCATCTTGCTGCAAGCGATCTGCTATAAAATGAAACAGAGGGTTGATCGGTCTGATTAAGAGACGGTCGAATTTGCCTGGTCGAATATACTGCCAGCCAAGTGTCCATAGATTATCAAAGAATATATGGTGGATAGAGCGTCCGGTCGCAGCAATTCCGTAAATAAATAAAATTTCATAAAAGGTCCAACCGTTTAAGGCATGGATATGATCAAAAACAATCTTAACGAAGAAGATTCCTGCAAATTGCTGAAGCATAACAGAGAGGACGCCAAGTAAAAAATCCATCCTGTACTCCAACATGACTTTTAAGTTTTGTTTGCAAAATAAGTAATATAATTTCACATATCGTGATAGCATTAGCGTCACCTCCTAACCTCCAAAGATAGTTACCTTTTTTATTGCGATGGACCATAACACTTTTAATAGGACAAAGAGTGAAACCGCCCAAAATACTTGTGATCCAAGGGCTAGCCAAGCTTCTGTTCCTGAGAGGATGCCAGTGTAGATCGCAACTGGTACATAGACCATCGCTTGGAATGGTAGAAACAGACTTATTGTTTGAAACCATTCTGGAAAGAGAATAAGCGGCACAAGCGCACCAGAAAAAAAGGAGATAACTGCTTCTTTCATGACTTGCAGACCCCAAAGATTTATCGTCCAAAATGCTAGAATGGCAATCAATAGATCAAAAAAAGTACCGATCCAAATACCCATAAATGCACTGACTAAGAATAATAGACCGGCTTGCCATGTAGTTGGCAGTGTGATATCCATAAAAATAAATGCGAGAATGCTTAAAGGCAGAGCCCCACGTACAAAATGAATAATTTTATCACCTAGATCCATAGCGACCAAACGAGTAATCAAGTTGTACGGCCTCATCAGTTCTATCGCAACATTTCCATCCTTAATCGTATGCGCCAATTCCTGACCTACACCTGAAACAAACATCTGTAAAAACATAGCGATAATGATGTACGTAATCATCCCGTCGAATGGCAGTCCTTCAATCTCTGTTCGGCTGCTGTAAACGGCTTTCCAAAAGAAATAGATAACAAGCATCCGGAGCAAAATAGAAAAAGTATTAGCCCAGAACCATGCTGAGTAGGCAGCATGTACTTGCATCTGCACTCTAGCAAACTCAAAGTATTTCCTCATGCTGAACCTCCTTTTTCATACCTCTTCCATAAATTTCTTCAACGATCGTTTCTATCTTTGCATCGGCAATGGTTAAATCAGCAACAGAATAATGGTTCATCATCGTATGGATGACTTCTGCACCAGAGATATGTTTGTTGCTGAAGGAGAGGGATACAAGATGCGGGTTTTCACCACTGATTGGGAGAACCTCTGTTACCGCACTAATGGCTTCCGGCAAAACAAATGAATCAGCAGAATCTACAAGTTCAAAATGAATAACACGCTTATCACCAAACTGCGATTTGATATCTTGGATAGAACCATCATAGATCACACTACCATCATCAATAATGATGATTCGCTGACAGATCTCTTCGATGTCTTGCATGTCATGGGTGGTAAGAAGCACGGTTGTACCGTATCTAGCGTTCATTTGTTTGATGAAAGCGCGAATTCGAACCTTTACAGCAACATCCAATCCGATTGTAGGTTCATCCAAATAGACCACTTTTGGACGGTGCAAAAAAGCGGCAGCAAGTTCACAACGCATCTTTTGTCCTAATGAAAGCTGTCTTACAGGGATGCCGAGCAGCGGCTCTAAATGAAGTACATCAACGAACTCTTTTAAAGTTTCTTCGTACTGAGCTTGAGGAATCTCGTAAATGTGTTTGAGAAGTTCATAGCTTTCTCTGACCGGAATATCCCAGAATAATTGTGTACGCTGACCGAATACAGCACCAATATGACTTGCGTTTTGTTGTCTGTTTTCGTAAGGGATGATGCCGTTTACTTTTACCTCACCTGATGTTGGAGTGAGTATGCCTGTTAACATCTTAATCGTTGTAGATTTCCCAGCACCGTTCGCCCCAATATATCCAACCATCTCCCCAGCTCTAATATGCATGTTGATCTTCTTAACCGCTTTTTTCGTTTCGAATTTCCTATGAAACAACGATTTTATGGCTCCTCTTAATCCAGGATCTCGCTTTGCGATCTTATAATGTTTTTCTAAATTTTTTACGACGATCATGCTCGTTCTCCTTAAAAATGGACACAAAAAAACCACAGACAAATACCTGCGGATATGTGTGCATATGTAATTTTTTGCTCACCAAAAACGCGTCAGGTTATGAAGGGATATGAAGTTAGTATGATTGTATGATAGAAATCCACATGTTATCCTTCTCCTTTTTGAAAACGGTTGCACTAAGTATACCTAAAAGGATGCGAAATGTAAAATATATCCTTGTTTTCAAGTAGAAAGCTCTAGTTTAACGAAATCAAGCTTTGGGAAAGTAGAGCTAATGTAGACGTTTTTATACAAAAGGTTCTTTTTTAGAGCATTGTTGT containing:
- a CDS encoding ABC-2 family transporter protein: MLSRYVKLYYLFCKQNLKVMLEYRMDFLLGVLSVMLQQFAGIFFVKIVFDHIHALNGWTFYEILFIYGIAATGRSIHHIFFDNLWTLGWQYIRPGKFDRLLIRPINPLFHFIADRLQQDGFGQLFIGIIVISTAMPHLGISWGVLEFFILVVMIIASGFIFVAINLFFATLSFWMVDSLPIVWTIFNLSDFARYPLTIYHKGIRHFLTWIVPYGFTAFYPAAYFIKGSGFERLALLTPVVAIVSCIIAYWFWNRGLKAFTSTGS
- a CDS encoding superoxide dismutase family protein; translated protein: MKKIGSVLFYMMLLLLLASCGNKDKENEHKNHDMEESKAQSQAASSKVKGGSYIVNLVNAKGDKAGEATLTQTGDGVKVEVNATGLKPGEHGIHFHETAKCTPPDFKSAGSHFNPTEKKHGFLNPKGPHVGDIQNVKADKSGVVKDEVLSNLVTLSEGSKNSLFANGGTSLVIHDKADDYKTDPAGNSGDRVLCGVIKK
- a CDS encoding FtsX-like permease family protein, whose protein sequence is MKFKDKHRFVRSNMKRNKTRVWMTILASTMGCAFLIMLASVGFAIHKTAVDDVMSYRLMNEIEIQKENGPLIEEDVKKLQDIKKVQAVSRKKYVPASEMSLGEYTGYAEVNSANMPSERKAGLQLEKGRMPKSKNEVIIGHHFAQELRKEMPENITEGMSEEEAQKKMKKFAYNGDILNKTLTYHMKIDNPDIKTDSQIKTVQVKVVGIKEKPKKEWMTDSSVMITDDLHNEVMTLLSEIDPELKNSDDSYSSVKVYTSSAEDVKAVSEKIKDKGYLTYSVVSELKELNIYFTLFKAGLIFIGGIAVLIASIGIFNTMTMAVTERSQDIGIMKAIGATPKTIKRIFLLESGYIGLWGVGLGTIFAYLISYGVNFALPIIVEQFMNEKPPEDFILSYIPWSLTAIAVTICMSVTLLSGWRPAAKATTVDVLKALRRDV
- a CDS encoding peptidase E, whose amino-acid sequence is MKHNIRKQIIAMGGGGFSMEPENKRLDHYILKQSAAERPRICFIPTASGDADGYIERFYKAFQPEDCEPAHLSLFSPPQHLESFVEQQDIFYVGGGNTKNLIALWREWGLDVLLKKAYEDGKILAGLSAGSLCWFEEGVTDSFGPLAKLDCLGFIEGSHCPHYDGETERRPAFHKLIENGLKAGYAADDGAGLHFVNGKLHTVVSSRKDAKAYFVELDGENVNEQEIETLFLN
- a CDS encoding ABC-2 family transporter protein; translation: MRKYFEFARVQMQVHAAYSAWFWANTFSILLRMLVIYFFWKAVYSSRTEIEGLPFDGMITYIIIAMFLQMFVSGVGQELAHTIKDGNVAIELMRPYNLITRLVAMDLGDKIIHFVRGALPLSILAFIFMDITLPTTWQAGLLFLVSAFMGIWIGTFFDLLIAILAFWTINLWGLQVMKEAVISFFSGALVPLILFPEWFQTISLFLPFQAMVYVPVAIYTGILSGTEAWLALGSQVFWAVSLFVLLKVLWSIAIKKVTIFGG
- a CDS encoding ATP-binding cassette domain-containing protein, producing the protein MIVVKNLEKHYKIAKRDPGLRGAIKSLFHRKFETKKAVKKINMHIRAGEMVGYIGANGAGKSTTIKMLTGILTPTSGEVKVNGIIPYENRQQNASHIGAVFGQRTQLFWDIPVRESYELLKHIYEIPQAQYEETLKEFVDVLHLEPLLGIPVRQLSLGQKMRCELAAAFLHRPKVVYLDEPTIGLDVAVKVRIRAFIKQMNARYGTTVLLTTHDMQDIEEICQRIIIIDDGSVIYDGSIQDIKSQFGDKRVIHFELVDSADSFVLPEAISAVTEVLPISGENPHLVSLSFSNKHISGAEVIHTMMNHYSVADLTIADAKIETIVEEIYGRGMKKEVQHEEIL